TaaattactagcgacccgccccggcttcgcacgggttaacaaattacacacgtaaaccttcttcaagaatcactctattgataggtgaaatcgtatgaaaatccgttcagtagttttcgagtttaacgaacatacaaacacacaaacagtcAGATGCGGCggacacacaaacagacagacgcggcgggggactttcttttataaggtgtagtgatgtttCAACGTGAGTCGTAAGGTCGTAACGTACTAGTACTTACGACTAGCTTGATAGCTTCGgaatattacttatgaaatatGACACGATAATCAGTTTTTTCTAAGAGAATGTCAAACTTTACAAGCcggcagtgccggatttaccactaggctgagtaggctgaagcctagggcggcagattttagggggcggcaaatttgggtcgaatttttttttatgtgctattcagatagggtagaccagaatttatttgtagattttaaataacaagcataatttgtcgattttgccgccctctgtcatgtcaagacctttttgaagtacggaatcctaaaaatgttCCTAaaattttctcgaaaaaatttcgcgctcgctacgctcgcgttttcttttaactacctacattatttgtgacttatgacccatctgactacattgtaaatttgtgatggtcgtcgattcttgtatcttcgtggtattatgggttccgctttttccttttgaagtacataaccctaaaaatttacctacCATTTTCACGAAAAACAtgcgcgctcgctacgctcgtttTTAGCTCGTAGTTTTcgtttaaggggctacccgaggttttcatcgatttttgacaagttttgaatcgtatctccttttttgtactacagataaaattataagacaaacggttatcggttcttcaatcttttatctccggtttctCGCTACGCTCGTTTTTAGCTCGTAGTTTTCTAATTACATTTtattgtgacccatctgaccatatcattgaatgatagcacagaacctagtagaacgccagcggtaatgtccacgctatcggagcagcttccgcctactatacggctcatatgcgtctaccggataaaaagctagcgatccatttgtatagcatagtctctcgagcagactcaatgccagacccgaccgaactccttagctatatccagcctggctgccaatgcctcaccttgattctcaatggcccaaaacccagcggtacccaccggtcaccgatcagatcaggcaaatataaagagctttcatcgtcattgagtgacaaaaacggcccatataaatctgtatctagaatgtgacattagtgacgtcatcttatatgcattttaatatggctatggCGTATTGTACTATGaaattaaacgcctctgacaggaaagtactttaaaaaacctataagcgaggcggataggggcggcaaaatcggcatagcctacgggcggcaaatgtctaaatccggcactgcaagCCGGTATGATATATAGAACaccatacaataatatatgacatttttgctttaaaaatcaaacttaggtacctttataaatattaattgtaGCCCTAGAAACGTTCCTTCCCATCTCATTTTCAATTATAACGACCACAGTATGCTGGTCGCTATCCAGAAAATATCGGACCAATGGGAACGTATTAACAACGGTCCTGGTCGTGACAGAACACGTTTCGTTCCCAGTTATATTATATTCCCCCTTTTTGTATTGAgctaatatgtattatattatttagaacCGTGACTAAATGGATGAATTCATGAAAAATGGCACTCAAATCGAATTCTTAAGTGAATGTCAAAATGTACAGGCTGACATCACGCATCGGCACataatgatattattatttaaaaatcaaactcacctttataaatattaattgtaGCCCTAGAAACGTTCCTTCCCATCTCATTTTCAATTATAACGACCACGGTATGCTGGTCGCTATCCACAAAATATCGGACCAACGGGAACGTATTAACAACGGTCCTGGTCGTGACAGAACACGTTTCGTCCCCAGTTATATTATATTCCCCTTTTTGTATTGGgcttatgtatattatatatttagaaCCGTGACTAAATGGATGAATTCATGAAATATGGCACACAAATCGAATTCCTAAATGTATGTCAAAATGTACAGGCTGACATGGCAGATCGGCACATAATAATagataacttatttttattttgacgaccggtctggcctagtgggtagtgaccctgcctatgaagccgatggtcccgggttcgaatcctggtaagggcatttatttgtatgatgatacagatatttgttcctgagtcatggttgttttctataagtatatttatatttaagtatttatatatcatatatatcgttgtctgagtacccacaacacaagccttcttgagcttaccgtggggcttagtcaatttgtgtaaaaatgtcgtataatatttatttatttatttatttatttatttaaaaataaaactcacctttataaatattaattgtaGCCCTAGAAACGTTCTTTCCCATCTCATTTTCAATTATAACGACCACGGTATGCTGGTCGCTATCCAGAAAATACCGGACCAACGGGAACGTATTGACAACGGTCCTGGTCGTGACAGAACAAGTTTCGTTCCCAGTTATATTATATTCCCCCTTTTTGTATTGGGCGCAGAAGTCGAAGGGGGGTGAGCCGGTGTATTTGACCTCGAGATTTAGGAGGTCTCCGTGCTGTAACCAGTTTCGGCCGGTGATGTTTATTTTGGAGATTGGTTCTGGAAATAGAATTATGGTGGGTTAGCGGGCTTTTCGAAGGTATTGAGGTATTATGTTATAAAGTTTAGGCAAAGACGCTGTGAAGCCCTGTGTACAAGATATAGTAcacacatttataattatatttttaatttttattgaacCATAGAAGGCCCCATAAGAGAATATTGGAAGGCGTAGGCGGAGGCTACAGtagtaatttaaatatttaaaaataattatttcttaatGTGTAGTCCGTtcaactcgccggcactcagtactACGGTTACtgacgctacagaaccagtctaaaatgtgacatcgagatgcgtaacaaaggcgcgttatcggagagcgcacctacactggttttttgagcgttggactagcctgcgTTTTTTTACTGGTAAGTAGCActtgcggttttacttaacaataggcaaaggattagccgtcggggcctattagaaatctacaaaCTATACTTATGCTTACCTCTAACTTTCAAAGTGGCTTGATAATGTCCATACGTATAATGATCTCCAATAGGCACGACCGTATCGCGACAAATAAAATCTTTCACTGGACTCTTCCTTTTCGCCGCCCGCTTGGTTATATTATGAGCTGGTATCACTTCACCAGGTTTTTCCGTTGTTGTtgtagttgttgttgttgtagtaGTTGTTGTTGTCGTCGTTGTAGTTGTTGTagtagttgttgttgttgttattggcGGTAAAGGATCGTTGTTAGCGACAACTAGCACGTCAATGTTGTGTTCGCTCATAGTATCATGATATGTGTTGTCTAATGACATAGTAGTAGTTTGATCGATATATTTGCAGTCGATGAACCAGTAGGTGATGACTTGGGAAGCGTTGGCCTTGAGGAAGTCCATCTCTGCTTGGGGCAGTTCTATGTAATGGTGGACAGTTTGGTTGACGGCTACGAAGGTGTTTGGGCGGATGGCGTTGTTCTGCTTTAGAACAAGTCCGCCATGTAGGGTGTCTGTAAATGAAATAActtttacttaaaacaatatatttaagatatatttttaggtaattattttgatATAGGACCTTTTAATGTAATATGGCTTTTAGACAgttataaaatcattttaataagTCATCTTGTATTTAGCACCACTGCTATACCGTGCGCGGCGCATTATCGTGAATCAATTGACTTAAACAatgattttaaataataaatataatatataatagcgttcattttgtttagaatttgaatgttttttagtaaatatttattttcttcacGTTGGtgtgacgaaaaaaaaaaacattttccgTGCCTAGATGTTTCCACTTTGGAACCACGCTACGGACGTGGTTAATTTgtgaatctttcgcttgctcaggtacctataactagagatgcaacggatagttgtttggccggataccggatattcggcctgaccatcagccaaatatccggtatccggccaccggatattcggccagcggaactacacctacatttcggtttttcaggtgcgcattctgcaggtttgacctgtatcctagtgaacgtttgcgcggactcatttctaggttcgaaatgagtgcgcgtgcaagtcaatggaattattaaattgttttaaaataataaacgtacgattatgaccgtgtctgtttcttaaatccaatttgtttactccgaaatcaagcaatgttactatcagGTATCCGACAGGATAGTATGTCACTATCCGGCATCCGTACGGATAGTAAAgtaatggccggataccggatataaaccggatatccggtgcaatAACATTAGCACGACGAGtttaacaacaactttgcccgcTTGCATAACAAAATATAACTAAGTACTTATTATGCGCTTCGTTATGAAAAAGAAATAGGTAATATTGTAAGTGGCATCTTACATTACGGCAATGTAATCAATTTTACGAACAACGTTTGGCCTCGCGTTATTATCATTATTTAATTATCGGCAGGAGAAACCCCAAATGTAAATTTAACTATCATCTGCCTGGAAAGTTGCCTTAACAAGGTCTGTAATTGTATATCCGTCTGACACACTTCGGGAAATACCGATCTTAAGTTATAATACTAAAgggaaaatattatattaaaagttaACGGTGGCAAATGGTGCACCCTGCCCGATGTTAAGCAGCCACCGCAGTCTATGGGGGTTTGCAAGTTGTAAGTGCCGACTACGCTTATATTACAAGCTACAAGCAGTTATAAATCAAAACACTTAAAAagtgaaaatacattttcactttTTCGGGAAAACTTTGCTAAAATTATTAGGGTAGGCACcatttgacgtccttttgcgtgcacgaccacagataagatgaagacttgaattttgacgaccctaaatagccgaaagcgatagtgccatacattaggaaGGGATAGCataattcgaccctgaatcgctctcaaacttcggttttgtaggaagtatcctttctgtacagtagtactattatttatttaatggcaGTGTTCCTTGAAAATCTAACAAGAGTAGGTATAATTCAGGCCTTAAACATAttgacagatgatttatgcagcgtctgtaagcgaggaacaacgtctctcgtggctgtataagccaatgcgggaccggcatttgcgaccgcattCATGGCAGCTGAAGCAGGGAGCCATGTCGGCATTATAAGGTGGATTGTGCGTTTTTGGGCAAGGTCTTGGAACCATGCGTTGTCGTCGACCTTTCACGATGGTACCCCTTCGATCTAACGCGAGCTCCTCCCAAAAGTAGGTATACAAGTTTATTATAGTATAGTAAATACATTGAAAGTTGTAAATAGAATGTCACTTGATAGGTTAACACTGATAACAGCAATCGTGCGTGCAATTTGAACTGACTCATTTATGTATGACGCAAGTTGTGTtatattgtttattatatttaaaccaATGTAAACACACATGTGgaattgtataaaatacaaataactcGTCGATAGGGTACTGTAACAGTAAAGTTTATgtagtattttattttctttgaacCTTTATCAACTCAATGATATCCTTAAAAAGGGAGATAACAATTTTCCATCTCTTTCTTTTAGGCATTCGGCAAATACTGAATAGGCgtttttttatttctgtatcCAGAATTAGATATCTTAATATAAATCGTTATTAAACGGTTTTTACTAAGTAGCAATGGATTGCTGATTTCATagttttaacttattttttatgaggCTTTCGAATGATGATAATAATTCCTATTTTATTGCAGGATGGTACATGTGTCATACCATTTTTGAATCTGCATAACATGCTCAATAGCTTGACGTTATTTGCTTATTACttttctagtatttttttttcacgacAGGTGGTCAAAGTCGAAATTAATGTTTCGCCGTGAATTAAATTCAAGATTAAACCAGTACTTTTTTGCATTTTACATTGTTTATTGATAAAATACCTATTCTGTTGTCTTAATTAACTATTCATGataccatacacataaaaaaaaattaacttcaAGACCTTTCCGACTGCACACTGGCACTAACAATGTTAAAAATGGTCAAAATTGACGAAAAACCTTATTTTGGCAATAACTCGAAAACCTTGCCACTTTTACGGGGGTCATGTTAAGTTGGTTTGGGTCCTCTTGGCCTGGTCTACCTCCAGTGTCACTGTGACGTGTCACttatgggacaccctgtatatcggaGCAActaaaaatatctaaacttgcactctaacaccttgacaatagaggcgtattcagatataaatataataatgttgaataaaaaaaatcatttaccTGTAAGTGTAAAGTCATTGCTCGCTCTAGCAATCTCAATGTACAAGTTGATGATATTGTAGAGCCTCTTCACATGGACTTCCGCAGTGTACTGGCGAGCAACATACAGATTCCGTTTATACTCAACGGTCCAGTTTACGACACCAGTTATGGACATGAACTGTAACAAGCAAACGAATTGAAtactatgtacagtcagcagcagaagttgctaagcgagcaAAAATAAACGTTCAAAATCACCTTGACATACTCTTAttcagatcattttgaacacctcgcccgcttagtaaattctgctgctgactgagcTGAGCGCTGtttggctcagcattgctccaagcaattattagggttgactaACACAACTTGACATCCCTTTGCGTGCATGagcacagataagataatgacttgaattttgacaaccttaaatagccgaaagggacagcatgatttgTCCCTGAATCATTGTCAAAATTTGGATTAGAAAGTGTTTATCTAATTATGGAATATAATACATTGCTTACTAGATAAATGAGAAGTCCCTAGGACAGTTAAAAATTGCCACGAGAATTCTGGATTCTGCTCATGAGCTATACATTAGGTACAAATAGAAATATCCTTAACTGTCACTGACTTAATTAAACTACATACTTCTTTTATGTATAGTCAGCTTCAAAGACATCTGCATAGAAGTCTATTTAAGGGGGAGGTATCTTTGCATCTGACTGCGTTGAGACTTTTTGAGCTAAACATGAAGATTCACTGACAACTACAACTCACCTCAGCATCGTTAGTGTAACCGCTGCTGTCCATAAACACATACTTCAGGTTTTCCCCTATACAACCCTGCGACAAGGTGGCCGTGAATGTGATGTTAGATCCACGTACGGCCGGCCCATTATTCGATAAGGACACCTTGCACGGGGCAACTAAAAAATAATCATATGATTAATAGTTTCAATATAATCACGAATATTAACCTCTAAATAACAATATACGAACATAACATAAAGAATAGTGTCATACCCGTGTTAACGAAGATAACTAAACAAAACAACAGGACGGTGCGAGCCATGTTGACGAAACTCCACTAATATACGAGTACTTCGGGACATGAAAGTTAATAGCACGGTGATTGTATCACTCTTTTTCAAACCATTTGCAACTTGATATTTGGAAAAACAAtgaaaattacaaaatatatttacgACTAGTAGCGAAGCAAATTTAGTTTGTCTGCGTTGTCTTGTCTTATCTTCTCTTTCTGTCAACAGAAAGTCGAGCTGTCAAACGTAATGAAACGCAAGACAATTTTATGAAATAGGCACCAGTCTATTTAAGGCCTATGTAATCTTTAATCGTATAATCGAGTTCGTAGAAtcgaattatttaaaaaattaaggaCTGTACAGATGGAACAATTTGCGATGTCAGAGGGGTTACCGCAAAAACCGacattcgcaaattgcggggatcttactcttttactccaatgaaggcgtaattagagtgacagagaaaaatgcccgcaatttgcgaacttcgatttttgcggttatagcccagttttGTTTATCGGATGTTTATAAAGATTACAGGGCTTTATAATGGCTGCAAAGTTGCAAACTGTGTTAAAAGTTAAAAGGAAGAAACCCCCAATATGTTTTCAGACTTGGTTCTGCTGAGATAGACAGAGAAATTTAAAGTATCCAGCAGCCAGGAAGATTTAATAACGCCTCCGAGGAGTCCGAGGGCTTAGCGCAAGCTTACCACGAACatagaaaattaaaaatcagtGTGGAGGGGTCTTAATAAAGCTGTTTCGGTCATAAGTACAATCATGACATCGATTAACTTGTAAACGTTTATACCTGTGATCATTCGATTCGAGTCGATATAATCGTTATATTATACCTTCTAACCTGTTTGCTTTGATATGTGCGATCGAGAAGTGATTGACTAGCAAGTTAGCAACGTTTCTGTTATTGTTTGCACTTTCATATTCCTGTTATTCCATGGTCCAGTTACTTAGAAATAttgcttattatatttatataagaatGAAACTGTGAAGTGCACTATATTGCTTGGGTGATATATGAGATTTCTCTTAAAATGGCTACCGTATTCGATAGTCCATTTATCAGACAACGTTTACATCGGTTACGGCATAGAGACTTCGATTTAGATGAAGAGCAGAGGTTCGGCAGATGCGACTGCACCAGTTATTCGTATTTCGTGCTTTCTATGGTCCTTTTTTCTGTCGGAACAGTTATAACAGTCCTTGCCTTGGGAGACGCCGATGGTTACATCTTGAGTAACTTAGGACACATGTGGCTAGTGGGACCAATATTTATATGTTCTGGaatgatggtagccgtgaagaGTATGTTATATCTGAGGAGAAAAAGTGTAATACAAATGCTGCTTCACCAACGTGCAATCATTAGGGTAAGTGCTAACAGTAATACAAATTTGAATGTTTGTATTCTATAGGTCAGCTGGGGTGCGTGACGTACCTAGGTGGCATTTCAAATTAATTGCAGGCCATAAAACTTGAACCGTGATTCAAATTGTGCAGTGTTAATAGTTATGTATAGCATAATAGCTATCTTTGCACTTTAAAGTTACCTACCTAAAGAGTTAAAATAGAAGTAATGGTGTTGTTGTTTTGATGCTATTAGCTCCATGTTATAAGTACAAACAACTCATTAGCACCACTCATTTGAGAACAAGTCGTTAATTGTTGTATTTAAGCAGGTTTGAAAAGCACACACATACAAAAGGTAAAGACTGATGAGGCCTAAGGCTTAACTCATTAATGCGGCATGGATACATGGTCCATTTTGTTTAGGATGGCTCAACACCAACCACCATACACCAAAagtgtaggtaaataaaaattagacaatttttattataattatgtccTCTAGCTGCCCACGTTGCCAAAATAAATGctattttgatttgtcaaaatagAGCTTCAAAATAGGATGGAATGAGAGACATTTTTATAGGACTCTTCGCGGCTAGAGAATGAATCTGGGCTAAAGGAAACATTGCATAAGGAACTAAAAACATGAGTTAAACGGTAAAATGAAATAGATGCACCGGATCCGGccactatccggtatctggccTTCTTCTTCtgtcggtccctcaatactgaggatcgtgacatcatatccttctgttgaagaccaggttcctccatagggttctatTCCCCGCCTGTGCTgtaatttgagcacaccatttagcaggaggaggaggaggaggtggtatccggccattattttactctccggccggataccggataactagtaacattgcttgatttcggagtaaaccaattggatttaagaagcAGACTAGGTcacataatcgtacttgtttattattttaaaacaatttaatcattccactgacttgcacgcgcccgaacgtttactaggaaacaggtcaaacctgcagaatgcgcacctgaaaaaccgaaatgtaggtatagttccgctggccgatattcggtggccggataccggatatccggccgatgtttaggccgaatatccggtatctggcCAAACAACTGTCCGTTACATCTCTATTAAATATTGAGGCATTCCACAAAAAAGGTGTACTTCATCGGGGATGTAATGAGGATGGCAGCTACCTTAATAACCTGCAGATATATACTGTTTGAATTTACAACTAAGTTATCTTATCAaaaataatcatgctaaatatcAACTCCTTAGCTTTATCAGAAGTGTTAAAAATATTGTGTCACACACCTGATCCTTTTCTGGAATGACCCCTGTAACTTTACTCTAGCTCGTTGTGAGTTTAACACATTCAGctccaagaacccgactgtcgggtacactgttcgtagcgactacgcgctccatacggcgaaaccgtccGAGCGTAACccgcacttagtggcaatgaatgtgtaaCATTTTTACTGGACAGAAATATGTTCATTTCTTCTTTTCTTTCACTATTCCAGGACATGGCAGCCGTTCAAGCTGAACAATCGTACAGCGGTCAGGTCCCTAGAACAGCATCCAGCGCCACCCTACCTCCGTCCTACGACGCCTTAATATCAAGCACTGCTCCGAGTAAACCGCAACCATCGAGCTCTGAACCTCCTCCGCCTACTTATGACGAAGCAATGTGTCTCATTGATGATGGGAAAATAGCGGAACGAAATGATGAAGCTAAGGAGGAGACTAGCAATCAAACTAATGACAGCGCCAAACCATGAGGCAGGCTTGCATTTGTAATATTTCTTACTTCTAGCAGAGACTAGTTAGCTAATGACTgctttttccatacattttccatTACCCTTAATTTTACAGTGTTAAAGGACCCTCTTATTGCATTATATCTAAGATTCGTTCTTTTTGATTCTTAAGGTTTACATTTGTTAACTTGACTTATTTGTGCAAAATTAAGGTTTAATTTCTCACTGAACTTTCTGCATGCTGCATCCATACTGCAGTTAATGCGGAGCATTACTGTATGATATGGTAACATTCAGGTAACATAATACCTAGTTACTTGCTGTTGCACAGTGTTGCTCCAAATGTTAACTGCAGTATGGCTCCGCCTTTAGTCTAACATCACTGAAGTATTGTATTTTGTCTGGAAATCAGTTGTCTTTACTATATACATCTCTGCATCTAGTTGTTTAAGGTTAACTTAATCTCCTTGtatgtacttatttacatgCATGTATATACATTGGTTAATTAGTATTCTCTATTGTGCCTAATATTGAATTACCTAGTGGTACTGCTAACTTTTATACAGTGACGAAAATTTATAGAAATATTGTATTTAATTGGGAATAAGTTTGCATAAATATAGAAGTCTATTTTGCAAGTTCATGTGAAATGACTTGTTGAAGTGTAGTCTTGGCCTagtatttaaccctttaccaggctgacagttTAAAAAAAGGCAATTGAATGCcagtcttactcatcgaaaatagaccacatgtttgaagtgccgtatgtgggaaatatatatcccttagcctggtaaagagTTAAAGGCTGATGGGCTAAACTTCTTTCTTGTAGACTACAAAGTCTATATATATCTTAGAAGACAGAAATTTAGCCTTCACCTTTGAGTTTGAAATGGGTAGGATAAATTAAAAATCCGGAAATATAATGTGCGATGTTTTGGCTGGcataaatcataaatttataGGCTTTTAACAATTGAATTTCTCTAACATGGAATGTTATTAACTTACGTATAAGTTACGTTAGATGAACTTGCAAAATAGGTCATTGCCAACAATGCCATATGTTTACTTTAATCTTATCTCTATGCCTGCAACATACTTGGCTGTTGTTTGCAAATATGGTTGACAGTTTCATTTGCGATATTAAAGAAAGAGATGCAAGATTAAgtattaaatgcaatatttaTGACCCAATGATCAAATGTAAGAACATTTTCTTCCAGTGTGGATGGGACGTTATTTGTTAAACTTTGTCATAGGTTCCCAAATTAGCAAcatggtgtattcccatttttTCCTGCCCCATGGGATGAGAAGTATGAGGTGGGGACAGTTGAGAATTTACTTGCATCTTTATTACTAAAGTGtgttttttattcaattaaactatttagtattatttactatttacatttaatacatattttaaaccTTTTTAAGGCATAAGGGTATCAGAAAGTATGCATCACTTTGAGACAGTTCAAAttcatgtgggaaatatattccctctgcttTATGAAGGCTTAAACAGTTTAACTGAATTAAAAACATCCATTTGGTGATACAGATCTAGCTAAGGCATGAAAAAATATGATTGTGCACTCCCATTTTGTTTCCAATGGGGTTGGATGGGAATATTTTTTTCTCAGTTCAAGTCTTGTGGCTAATTGGCCATGGGAATAGAGACAAGTGGGAATAATTACACCACAAAGATGACATTTCCCTTTTTGATCTGTGTGATATGATTCAGGAAATGAGATCTTTGAAGACTGATGCATTTACATAATGACTTTTGCCGATTTTACTGAACAACACATTGATTGGATATTACTTTAGATTGTTGATCTGAGATCATGATATTATGTATACAGAGTGGACTGGAATAACCTGACATATTTTAGCAGTCTATTTTTGACTACCTATCTTAAACCAATGCCATTACAAATATCTATAAAACTTCAAACCTAGTTCAGTCAAAATTAAATTACGTATTCTATTATTTATACCATTTTATTAGATACAAACAGACAAAACAATTTTACTAAAggaagtaaaaaaaatgtgttatgtttgaaaaaaaaaacagatttggttcattttttttacactACACTTTTATATTTAGGAATTTTTATGTTATGTCTACTATCAGGATctaaagagctcgtgattctgagtagaaatattACAAACATTCTAAAATCTGAAAGAAAGTGTAGTGTACAACTTGAAataaaatggcctaaataacaCAAATATCATTGACCGTCTGTTttttgttattaatgttatcatcATTGTATTATACTGATTAtcattgtgacgtcattattCTTGTCACTATTATCTTGATAATGATTTATTTCGctggatttattttattgttgaaATGTTGACCATCTCTTAGGAGTGAATTTTGATACTGGTAATGAtaactgtaatttttttttacattttgtgaCGAGATTGACGTTTTTAACTTTAAACGCTAAGCCAATTTTTGACTTCATTAATCTCAGGAATTATTATCTGTGGGTTATTCCTGTTCATagtgtataatataaataaaatgtatgtataaaattgatatttttaagCTTAATATTTCCTTTAATATAGGATTACTTATTGCTATCAGGGTTTTTCCTAcctttgttaaaaaaaatccatTGTAAAATTGAAGTACTTAAACATTAAGCAACAAAAAACTTTGCCTATTATGTgcctaaatttatatttaaaattagtgTCATTGTTAAGGCATTATCATTGGTGGTAAGAATTAGATAATAGCTGAATTTTGACTCGTATAATAGAATTACATTATTCTAGGAGGGGAAAGTTGGTTTTATGGGCTTCAAAACGAGTTTAGCAATATCTATTCTAAAGCTCTAGCTGGCTGCAATCCTTTGTCATTGTAAAGTCAAGGTATTAAATATAGACAAAAATATGTGTGCATTACC
The sequence above is a segment of the Cydia fagiglandana chromosome 9, ilCydFagi1.1, whole genome shotgun sequence genome. Coding sequences within it:
- the LOC134667159 gene encoding uncharacterized protein LOC134667159 isoform X1, which encodes MARTVLLFCLVIFVNTVAPCKVSLSNNGPAVRGSNITFTATLSQGCIGENLKYVFMDSSGYTNDAEFMSITGVVNWTVEYKRNLYVARQYTAEVHVKRLYNIINLYIEIARASNDFTLTDTLHGGLVLKQNNAIRPNTFVAVNQTVHHYIELPQAEMDFLKANASQVITYWFIDCKYIDQTTTMSLDNTYHDTMSEHNIDVLVVANNDPLPPITTTTTTTTTTTTTTTTTTTTTTTTTTEKPGEVIPAHNITKRAAKRKSPVKDFICRDTVVPIGDHYTYGHYQATLKVREPISKINITGRNWLQHGDLLNLEVKYTGSPPFDFCAQYKKGEYNITGNETCSVTTRTVVNTFPLVRYFLDSDQHTVVVIIENEMGKNVSRATINIYKALVHAQLSVIVVPVVFCLLAVILVVFGVAYYQHRSKYTIEVADFDFGQQANLDYKTFTERLRDSFRSALNLRHDSETDPLTPNSRYDS
- the LOC134667159 gene encoding uncharacterized protein LOC134667159 isoform X2, translated to MSITGVVNWTVEYKRNLYVARQYTAEVHVKRLYNIINLYIEIARASNDFTLTDTLHGGLVLKQNNAIRPNTFVAVNQTVHHYIELPQAEMDFLKANASQVITYWFIDCKYIDQTTTMSLDNTYHDTMSEHNIDVLVVANNDPLPPITTTTTTTTTTTTTTTTTTTTTTTTTTEKPGEVIPAHNITKRAAKRKSPVKDFICRDTVVPIGDHYTYGHYQATLKVREPISKINITGRNWLQHGDLLNLEVKYTGSPPFDFCAQYKKGEYNITGNETCSVTTRTVVNTFPLVRYFLDSDQHTVVVIIENEMGKNVSRATINIYKALVHAQLSVIVVPVVFCLLAVILVVFGVAYYQHRSKYTIEVADFDFGQQANLDYKTFTERLRDSFRSALNLRHDSETDPLTPNSRYDS
- the LOC134667196 gene encoding uncharacterized protein LOC134667196 yields the protein MATVFDSPFIRQRLHRLRHRDFDLDEEQRFGRCDCTSYSYFVLSMVLFSVGTVITVLALGDADGYILSNLGHMWLVGPIFICSGMMVAVKSMLYLRRKSVIQMLLHQRAIIRDMAAVQAEQSYSGQVPRTASSATLPPSYDALISSTAPSKPQPSSSEPPPPTYDEAMCLIDDGKIAERNDEAKEETSNQTNDSAKP